A part of Mycolicibacterium sp. TUM20985 genomic DNA contains:
- a CDS encoding Rrf2 family transcriptional regulator produces MRMSAKAEYAVRAMVQLATVADGELVKTDDLAKAQGIPPQFLVDILSDLRTDRLVRSHRGRDGGYALARPAAGISIADVLRCIDGPLASVRDIGLGDLPYAGPTAALTDVWRALRASMRSVLEETSLADVATGDLPNHVATLAGEYVGQEEERGHA; encoded by the coding sequence ATGCGGATGTCGGCCAAGGCGGAGTATGCCGTCCGGGCCATGGTGCAGCTGGCCACGGTGGCCGACGGCGAGCTCGTCAAGACCGACGACCTGGCCAAGGCGCAGGGCATCCCGCCGCAGTTCCTCGTCGACATCCTGTCCGATCTGCGCACCGATCGGCTGGTGCGCAGTCACCGCGGTCGCGACGGTGGCTACGCGTTGGCCCGGCCCGCCGCCGGGATCAGCATCGCCGACGTGCTGCGCTGCATCGACGGTCCACTGGCCAGCGTCCGCGACATCGGCCTCGGCGACCTGCCGTACGCGGGCCCGACGGCCGCGCTGACCGACGTGTGGCGGGCGCTTCGCGCCAGCATGCGGTCGGTGCTGGAGGAGACCAGCCTGGCTGACGTCGCGACGGGTGACCTGCCGAACCACGTCGCCACGCTCGCGGGTGAGTACGTCGGCCAGGAGGAGGAGCGCGGCCACGCCTAG
- a CDS encoding DUF4097 family beta strand repeat-containing protein: MTTIAPPPPAPASPPPLTPGNRTAVRVLLVIAAAAVVISTVVALGVTSWGLSTLRVVADEKALPADTKALVIDIGDVPAAVRITADRDGGEPRVRMRLLNSSRAGDHNLTLTDEAGTARLVVDGAPSPFTGWARSPLGDWDSAGEVNVILPPELARRMSITVRQQRGMVFTQTDVDELVVDSAHGDVLLGGGARRVQIRTEDGDVSTREPTSVTESFVVDSSDGDVDAEFRDAAPRRVDVTTRDGDVAMSLPRPGPYLVNASGGSTQVEVPRTNDPARAAATVTVRSDTGDVTVNGLSRG; encoded by the coding sequence ATGACGACCATTGCTCCTCCGCCACCCGCGCCCGCTTCTCCCCCGCCACTCACTCCGGGCAACCGCACCGCCGTGCGGGTCCTCCTCGTCATCGCCGCCGCCGCGGTGGTCATCAGCACCGTCGTTGCACTCGGGGTTACGTCCTGGGGCCTGAGCACGCTGCGCGTGGTGGCCGACGAGAAGGCCCTTCCCGCCGACACCAAGGCGCTGGTCATCGACATCGGCGACGTCCCCGCCGCGGTACGCATCACCGCCGATCGGGATGGCGGCGAACCAAGGGTGAGGATGCGGCTGCTCAACTCGTCCCGCGCGGGGGATCACAACCTCACCCTCACCGACGAGGCGGGCACCGCCCGGCTGGTGGTCGATGGCGCCCCATCCCCCTTCACCGGCTGGGCGAGATCGCCACTGGGCGACTGGGACAGCGCAGGCGAGGTGAACGTGATCCTGCCGCCCGAACTGGCTCGTCGCATGTCGATCACCGTCCGACAGCAGCGCGGCATGGTGTTCACCCAGACCGACGTGGACGAACTAGTGGTCGACAGCGCTCACGGTGACGTCCTGCTCGGTGGTGGGGCTCGTCGTGTCCAGATCCGCACCGAGGACGGCGATGTCTCGACCCGCGAACCCACGTCCGTGACCGAGTCGTTCGTGGTCGATTCGTCCGACGGGGACGTCGACGCCGAATTCCGGGATGCGGCTCCGCGGAGGGTCGACGTGACCACCCGCGACGGCGACGTCGCGATGTCGCTGCCTCGGCCCGGCCCGTATCTGGTCAACGCATCCGGCGGCTCGACCCAGGTTGAGGTGCCCAGGACCAACGACCCGGCCCGGGCAGCCGCCACGGTGACGGTTCGATCCGACACCGGCGACGTCACGGTGAACGGCCTCAGCCGCGGCTGA
- a CDS encoding isochorismatase family protein translates to MSNPTLRALAELPLTPAPLSASTLVMIDCQNTYTHGVMELEGVQAALDEAAALLDRARTAGIPIIHVQHSDGPGSLYDVEGETGAIVARVAPRDGEPVVVKQYPNSFVQTDFDDKLKAAGAENLLIAGFMTHMCVNSTARGAFNSGYAPTVVAAATATRSLPGVGGDPVSAAILQSASLAALADLFAVVVPDGASVPD, encoded by the coding sequence ATGAGCAATCCGACGCTGCGCGCCCTGGCCGAACTTCCGCTGACGCCGGCACCCCTGAGCGCGTCGACCTTGGTGATGATCGACTGTCAGAACACCTACACGCACGGTGTCATGGAGCTCGAGGGTGTGCAGGCCGCGCTCGACGAAGCAGCGGCCCTTCTCGACCGCGCACGTACGGCCGGTATCCCGATCATTCACGTTCAACACTCCGACGGCCCCGGCTCGCTCTACGACGTCGAGGGCGAGACCGGCGCGATCGTCGCGCGCGTCGCCCCGCGAGACGGAGAACCCGTCGTGGTGAAGCAGTACCCGAACTCGTTCGTGCAGACCGACTTCGACGACAAGCTGAAGGCGGCCGGCGCCGAGAATCTGCTCATCGCCGGGTTCATGACGCACATGTGCGTCAACTCCACCGCCCGCGGGGCCTTCAACTCGGGCTACGCCCCGACGGTCGTGGCTGCGGCGACGGCGACCCGAAGCTTGCCGGGTGTCGGCGGCGACCCGGTGTCCGCGGCCATACTTCAGTCAGCCAGCCTGGCGGCGCTTGCCGACCTGTTCGCAGTAGTCGTTCCCGACGGCGCCAGCGTCCCCGACTGA
- a CDS encoding alpha/beta hydrolase: MMIDDIAEIPTERVDFVSGGTRCAAWLTLPPGAGSHPAVVLAHGLGATHDMLLTQYEQHFAAAGIATLAFDYRHTGASGGEPRQRISLARQRQDVMAALTYAMTRKDVDPGRVGLWGTSLGAMNVIRAAAGRSDVAAAVVQCPIVHGPGAARSLGLRGPLRLTPAIVDDAVGGLLRRGRRYVPIVGPQGSVAMVTASGALDGWNSTVPPGGTFDNRIAAADAVAMIATSALRDARRVSAPLLVCVCDRENLIDPRYAELVAERAPRGLARHYDSDHFTIYHPPLLGRVLIDQTAFFVEHLDVDA, from the coding sequence ATGATGATCGACGACATCGCCGAGATTCCTACCGAGCGCGTCGACTTCGTGTCCGGGGGGACGCGGTGTGCCGCCTGGCTGACCCTGCCGCCCGGCGCCGGCTCTCATCCCGCGGTGGTGCTGGCGCACGGACTCGGCGCCACCCACGACATGCTGCTGACGCAGTACGAGCAACACTTTGCGGCCGCCGGCATTGCTACGCTGGCATTCGACTACCGACACACCGGAGCTTCCGGTGGGGAACCGCGACAACGGATTTCGCTGGCAAGGCAACGCCAGGACGTCATGGCCGCGCTGACCTACGCGATGACACGGAAGGACGTCGATCCGGGCCGCGTCGGGCTGTGGGGCACCAGCCTCGGTGCCATGAACGTGATCCGGGCGGCAGCTGGACGATCCGACGTCGCGGCCGCAGTAGTGCAGTGCCCGATCGTGCACGGGCCTGGCGCGGCGCGCAGTCTGGGGTTGCGGGGGCCCCTGAGGCTGACGCCTGCGATCGTCGACGACGCCGTTGGTGGGCTACTCCGCCGCGGTCGCCGCTATGTGCCGATCGTGGGACCGCAGGGAAGCGTCGCCATGGTGACGGCGTCGGGCGCGCTGGACGGATGGAACTCCACCGTGCCGCCAGGAGGCACGTTCGACAACCGCATCGCGGCGGCGGACGCGGTCGCCATGATCGCCACGTCGGCGCTTCGAGACGCCCGCCGCGTCAGCGCTCCGCTGTTGGTCTGCGTGTGCGACCGCGAGAATCTGATCGACCCGCGGTACGCGGAACTGGTCGCCGAGCGGGCGCCACGCGGCCTCGCGAGGCACTACGACTCCGACCACTTCACGATCTACCATCCACCGCTGCTCGGCAGGGTGCTCATCGATCAGACCGCATTCTTCGTGGAACATCTCGATGTCGACGCGTGA
- a CDS encoding 3'(2'),5'-bisphosphate nucleotidase CysQ: MAARLVTEAGELLLGVRAELADATAAERKDAGDKRAHAFLMQALAAERPDDAVLSEEATAEEKANSTRLSADRVWIVDPLDGTREFSELGREDWAVHVALWQSGELVAGAVALPAQGVTLATPDVAAPPPAPDTPRIVVSRTRPPAVALAVRDALGGVLVEMGSAGAKVASVVQGLADAYVHAGGQYEWDSAAPVAVARAAGLFTSRLDGSPLLYNQADVLLPDLIVCRPELADAVLAVTRSPST, translated from the coding sequence CTGGCCGCGCGCCTGGTCACCGAAGCCGGTGAACTGCTGCTCGGTGTGCGCGCCGAACTGGCCGACGCCACCGCCGCCGAGCGAAAGGACGCCGGCGACAAGCGCGCTCACGCGTTTCTGATGCAGGCCCTGGCGGCCGAACGGCCCGACGACGCCGTGCTGTCCGAGGAGGCCACCGCGGAGGAGAAGGCCAACTCGACACGGCTGAGCGCCGACCGGGTGTGGATCGTCGACCCGCTGGACGGCACCCGGGAGTTCTCCGAGCTGGGCCGCGAGGACTGGGCAGTCCACGTCGCGCTGTGGCAGTCGGGCGAGTTGGTCGCGGGGGCAGTAGCACTCCCCGCGCAAGGCGTCACGTTGGCGACGCCGGACGTCGCTGCACCACCTCCGGCACCGGACACGCCGAGAATCGTCGTGTCGCGCACCAGGCCGCCTGCGGTGGCACTGGCGGTGCGCGACGCCCTCGGTGGCGTTCTCGTCGAAATGGGTTCGGCGGGCGCCAAAGTCGCGTCCGTGGTGCAGGGGTTGGCCGACGCCTACGTGCATGCCGGCGGTCAGTACGAGTGGGATTCGGCCGCGCCCGTCGCCGTGGCCCGTGCCGCGGGCTTGTTCACCTCGCGCCTCGACGGCTCGCCGCTGTTGTACAACCAGGCCGACGTGTTGTTGCCCGATCTCATCGTCTGCCGACCGGAGTTGGCCGACGCCGTGCTGGCAGTCACGCGCTCGCCCTCGACTTAG
- a CDS encoding pyridoxamine 5'-phosphate oxidase family protein, whose amino-acid sequence MFPMTQPSTRISRLSEKQETSRNALEALLDSTPLATVALIRDGHPLIFPTGFARIGGDLVIHGSTGSPWLMALATGLPAAVSVTTLDGVVVARSGFESSFRYRSAAIFGSFEKVPDADKVALLEVLTDAFIPGRVAELRPSSRKELAATLALKLPIGEDNWSLKISAGWPEDPEEDVAGGAWAGVVPMSVTYGDPEPAPDLTEGIPVPASVRAMTERSVQ is encoded by the coding sequence ATGTTCCCCATGACCCAGCCCTCGACCCGGATCAGCCGACTCAGCGAGAAGCAGGAGACCTCCCGCAATGCCCTCGAAGCGCTGCTCGACAGCACGCCGCTCGCCACGGTCGCGCTGATCCGCGACGGCCACCCGCTGATCTTTCCGACCGGGTTCGCGCGGATTGGAGGCGATCTGGTGATCCACGGTTCGACCGGCTCGCCATGGCTGATGGCGTTGGCAACGGGCCTCCCCGCGGCCGTGTCGGTGACCACCCTGGACGGCGTCGTCGTGGCGCGCAGCGGGTTCGAGTCGTCGTTCCGCTACCGCAGCGCGGCGATCTTCGGCTCGTTCGAGAAAGTGCCCGACGCCGACAAGGTAGCCCTCCTCGAGGTCCTGACCGATGCGTTCATCCCGGGTCGGGTGGCGGAGCTGCGGCCCAGCAGCCGCAAGGAACTCGCGGCCACCCTCGCGCTGAAACTGCCCATCGGCGAGGACAATTGGTCGCTGAAGATCAGCGCAGGTTGGCCGGAGGACCCCGAGGAGGATGTCGCGGGGGGTGCCTGGGCGGGCGTGGTGCCGATGTCGGTGACCTACGGAGACCCGGAGCCCGCACCCGATCTCACGGAGGGCATCCCGGTGCCTGCGTCGGTGCGGGCGATGACCGAGCGGTCAGTCCAGTAG
- a CDS encoding DUF2243 domain-containing protein: protein MTLDRDGGAALPSKAPFVLLGLGLGGFVDGIVLHEILQWHHMISSVAGSPTTTVAGLEANVVADGFFHVATWLLVMAGSVMTVITWRQGRLAPNWPFHAGLLLTGWGVFNVVEGIVDHLLLGVHHVRDDLGGPMSWDIGFLVFGVLLVAGGWTLHRRGARALATTGAQRRR from the coding sequence ATGACCCTCGATCGAGATGGCGGCGCCGCACTTCCCTCGAAGGCGCCTTTCGTGTTGCTGGGGTTGGGTTTGGGTGGCTTCGTCGACGGCATCGTCCTCCACGAGATCTTGCAGTGGCACCACATGATCAGCAGCGTCGCGGGCAGTCCCACGACGACGGTGGCGGGACTGGAGGCCAACGTCGTCGCCGACGGTTTCTTCCACGTGGCGACTTGGCTGCTGGTGATGGCCGGATCAGTGATGACGGTGATTACCTGGCGGCAGGGTCGGCTGGCCCCGAACTGGCCGTTCCACGCCGGTCTGCTCTTGACGGGTTGGGGTGTGTTCAACGTGGTGGAGGGAATCGTCGACCACTTGCTGCTCGGAGTCCACCACGTGCGTGACGACCTGGGCGGGCCGATGTCCTGGGACATCGGCTTCCTGGTGTTCGGGGTATTGCTCGTGGCGGGCGGTTGGACGTTGCACCGCCGCGGCGCCCGGGCGCTGGCGACCACCGGAGCGCAGCGACGCCGGTGA
- a CDS encoding HNH endonuclease signature motif containing protein has protein sequence MFDSLVAATAGAHGAGAVAAWGRLESAASARRLAAMVCVLDAAHAVEGSAEREHWSLDTWEAVSAQIAATLGLTGGAAANLLLTAVALRDRFPKLAAVFADGLVTFAVVRAIVWRSRLVTDPDALARLDEALAGEVARWGPMSVHTTETTIDEFITRVDPDAVRRTQTRARGRSVEISIEDGSGMAELFATVFATDAEAFDRRVDALAGTVCEADPRTRDQRRSDAIGAMARSADRLACLCGREDCTAAQNPPAAGVVVYVIAHQDALDVPAMSDEPPPDDPGPDDVDAGDNGGDGGGEDVESPDPGPDATSPSPAEECSGLDGLAPAVFIRPTTGILTDGLIPRPGHLSTIRPAVTTRGRFLPGPVFRRAALNATIRRILHPGQAPPEPRYRPSKRLADFVRCRDLTCRFPGCREPATNCDVDHTIPWPHGPTQAANLKILCRRHHLLKTFWPGWRDRQHPDGTIEWTDPEGRTHVTAPGSRLLFPELCRPTAPVTTATNPPVNLAPGLTMPRRKTTRKQDRARRIAYERELNRAELANAESEDVPPD, from the coding sequence ATGTTCGACTCGTTGGTGGCTGCGACGGCCGGCGCTCACGGCGCTGGTGCCGTCGCGGCGTGGGGCCGCCTGGAGTCCGCGGCGTCCGCTCGCCGTTTGGCGGCGATGGTGTGTGTGCTCGACGCCGCGCACGCCGTGGAGGGGTCCGCCGAGCGGGAGCACTGGAGTCTGGACACCTGGGAGGCCGTCAGCGCGCAGATCGCCGCCACCCTCGGGTTGACCGGCGGTGCCGCGGCGAACCTGCTGCTGACCGCGGTGGCGTTGCGGGACCGGTTTCCGAAGCTCGCTGCGGTGTTCGCCGACGGGTTGGTCACCTTCGCGGTGGTGCGAGCCATCGTGTGGCGCTCCCGGTTGGTCACCGACCCCGACGCCCTGGCCCGCCTCGATGAGGCGCTCGCCGGGGAGGTGGCCCGGTGGGGACCGATGTCGGTGCACACCACCGAGACGACCATCGACGAGTTCATCACCCGCGTCGACCCGGACGCCGTGCGCCGCACCCAGACCCGTGCGCGTGGCCGCAGCGTGGAGATCAGCATCGAGGATGGTTCCGGGATGGCGGAGCTGTTCGCGACGGTGTTCGCCACCGACGCCGAAGCCTTCGACAGGCGGGTGGACGCCCTCGCCGGCACGGTGTGTGAGGCCGATCCGCGGACGCGGGATCAGCGTCGCTCCGATGCGATCGGCGCCATGGCCCGCTCCGCGGACCGCCTGGCCTGCCTCTGCGGACGCGAGGACTGCACCGCGGCGCAGAACCCACCCGCGGCCGGGGTGGTGGTCTACGTGATCGCCCACCAGGACGCCCTCGACGTCCCGGCCATGTCTGACGAGCCCCCGCCCGACGACCCCGGCCCCGATGACGTCGACGCGGGCGATAACGGCGGCGATGGCGGCGGCGAGGATGTCGAGTCACCGGACCCCGGCCCCGACGCCACGTCCCCCAGTCCCGCCGAGGAGTGCTCGGGTCTCGATGGCCTTGCGCCGGCGGTGTTCATCCGACCCACCACCGGAATCCTCACCGACGGGCTCATCCCCCGCCCCGGCCATCTGAGCACCATTCGGCCCGCCGTCACGACCCGCGGGCGGTTCTTGCCCGGTCCGGTGTTCCGGCGTGCCGCCCTCAACGCCACTATCCGCCGGATCCTGCATCCCGGCCAGGCGCCACCGGAGCCTCGCTACCGGCCGTCGAAGAGGTTGGCGGACTTCGTCCGCTGCCGCGACCTGACCTGCCGGTTCCCCGGCTGCCGAGAGCCGGCCACCAATTGCGATGTGGACCATACGATTCCGTGGCCCCATGGTCCGACGCAGGCCGCCAACCTCAAAATACTGTGCCGTCGACATCACTTGTTGAAGACGTTCTGGCCGGGCTGGCGCGATCGCCAGCACCCCGATGGAACCATCGAGTGGACCGATCCGGAGGGGCGGACGCACGTCACCGCTCCGGGGAGTCGGCTGCTGTTCCCCGAACTCTGTCGACCCACCGCACCCGTCACCACGGCCACCAACCCACCGGTGAACCTCGCACCAGGCCTGACGATGCCCCGGCGCAAGACCACCCGCAAGCAAGACCGCGCCCGCCGCATCGCCTACGAACGGGAGCTCAACCGCGCCGAACTCGCCAACGCAGAATCCGAGGACGTACCTCCGGACTAA
- a CDS encoding response regulator transcription factor: MRIVIAEDSALLRAGIERILNDAGHQVVAGVSDATDLLRLVRELAPDLAILDVRMPPTFTDEGIRAAALLRSQNPESPVLVLSHYVEERYAADLIASDTKGFGYLLKDRVADVPSFLDAVAVVGGGGTVLDPEVVSQILVRSRQRSTLDALTARELEVLQLMAEGRANSAIAGALHVSVGSAEKHIASIFAKLGLAPDTSENRRVLAVLRYLES; the protein is encoded by the coding sequence ATGCGGATCGTGATCGCGGAGGACTCCGCGCTCCTGCGGGCGGGTATCGAGCGGATCCTGAACGACGCGGGCCACCAGGTGGTGGCAGGTGTCTCCGACGCCACCGACCTGTTGCGCCTCGTGCGAGAACTGGCGCCCGACCTGGCCATCCTGGACGTCCGGATGCCGCCGACGTTCACCGACGAGGGGATTCGGGCTGCGGCACTGCTCCGCAGCCAGAATCCGGAATCACCGGTGCTCGTGCTGTCGCACTACGTGGAGGAACGGTATGCGGCAGATTTGATCGCCTCGGACACCAAGGGATTCGGCTACCTGCTGAAGGACCGCGTCGCCGACGTGCCGTCGTTCCTCGACGCGGTCGCCGTCGTGGGCGGGGGCGGCACCGTGCTCGACCCGGAGGTGGTGTCACAAATCCTCGTCCGCTCGCGGCAACGCTCCACGCTCGACGCGCTCACCGCCCGCGAGCTCGAAGTACTTCAGCTGATGGCCGAAGGCCGGGCGAACTCCGCAATCGCCGGCGCGCTGCACGTTTCGGTCGGTTCGGCCGAGAAGCACATCGCCTCGATCTTCGCGAAGCTGGGCCTGGCTCCCGACACCAGCGAGAACCGCCGCGTCCTCGCCGTCCTCCGTTACCTCGAATCCTGA
- a CDS encoding nitrilase-related carbon-nitrogen hydrolase — protein MPTRVTCCQIPLTIGDTTGNRATARTAIEAAARDGAQIVVLPELATSGYVFADRAELESLAETRDGPAITEWANLAEAFDLTIVGGFPEAAGDEVYNSAAVVDPTGLRGVYRKAHLWDFENAVFDRGQDLPLLVDTAHGRVGVMICYDIEFPEWVRAVALDGADLLCAPVNWPLLPRPDGERPTEQVRALAGAGTNRMSIAVCDRTGVERGQDWVGGSVITDADGYPMAMAEYGTAGRITADVDLEQSRIKQFNENNDVHRDRRTDLYRRTALLD, from the coding sequence ATGCCCACCCGCGTGACGTGCTGTCAGATCCCGTTGACGATCGGTGACACCACCGGCAACCGGGCTACCGCGAGGACGGCGATCGAGGCTGCGGCCCGCGATGGCGCCCAGATCGTCGTGCTGCCGGAGCTGGCGACGTCGGGTTACGTGTTCGCCGACCGCGCCGAACTCGAGTCGCTCGCCGAGACCCGCGACGGACCTGCCATCACCGAGTGGGCCAACCTGGCGGAGGCCTTCGACCTGACCATCGTCGGCGGCTTCCCCGAGGCTGCGGGCGACGAGGTCTACAACAGCGCCGCCGTCGTCGACCCCACCGGGTTGCGGGGCGTGTACCGCAAGGCGCACCTGTGGGACTTCGAGAACGCGGTGTTCGACCGCGGTCAGGATCTGCCGCTGCTGGTGGACACGGCGCACGGCCGGGTCGGCGTGATGATCTGCTACGACATCGAATTCCCCGAATGGGTCCGGGCAGTGGCGCTCGACGGCGCGGACCTGCTGTGCGCCCCAGTGAACTGGCCGCTGCTGCCCCGCCCCGACGGCGAGCGGCCGACCGAGCAGGTGCGGGCACTCGCCGGCGCGGGCACGAATCGGATGTCGATCGCCGTGTGCGATCGCACCGGTGTGGAGCGGGGGCAGGACTGGGTCGGTGGAAGCGTAATCACCGATGCCGACGGTTACCCGATGGCGATGGCCGAGTACGGCACCGCGGGCCGCATCACCGCCGACGTCGATCTCGAGCAATCACGGATCAAGCAGTTCAACGAGAACAACGACGTACACCGCGACCGGCGCACCGACCTGTACCGGCGGACCGCGCTACTGGACTGA
- a CDS encoding nitronate monooxygenase has translation MSFDMRSLDTPLIVAPMAGGATTPELAAAGSNAGGLGFLAAGYLTSELFAERITAARGLTTGPLGVNLFVVRSSAAQPDAIRRYAIALADESERYGAQLGEPRYDDDHWAAKLAVVMDLKPEVVSFTFGLPTADECQRLSGGGITTVATVTTLAEAETAVARGVDAVAVQGPAAGGHRGTLDPAAAPPTQPLDQLLRATTTALDVPVIAAGGLMTAADVADVLVSGAVAAQLGTAFLLADEAGSSPVHRAALRDPQFTETAVTRCFSGRYARGLRNRFIDDHDAQAPLGYPEIHYMTSPVRAAAVKAGDPHGVNVWAGKGFRKATEGSVADIMASLV, from the coding sequence ATGAGTTTCGACATGCGCTCGCTCGACACGCCACTGATCGTCGCGCCAATGGCAGGCGGCGCGACGACGCCGGAGCTCGCCGCGGCCGGTTCCAACGCGGGCGGCCTCGGCTTCTTGGCCGCCGGCTATCTGACGTCCGAGCTTTTCGCCGAACGCATCACCGCGGCGCGCGGGCTGACGACGGGTCCACTGGGCGTGAACCTCTTCGTCGTCCGGTCGAGTGCGGCCCAGCCCGACGCGATCCGCCGGTATGCGATCGCCCTGGCCGACGAGTCCGAACGCTACGGTGCCCAACTCGGGGAACCGCGTTACGACGACGACCACTGGGCCGCGAAACTCGCCGTCGTGATGGACCTCAAACCCGAGGTGGTGTCCTTCACCTTCGGTCTGCCGACCGCGGACGAATGTCAGCGACTCAGCGGCGGCGGCATCACGACGGTCGCCACGGTCACCACGCTGGCCGAGGCTGAGACCGCCGTCGCGCGCGGCGTGGATGCCGTTGCCGTCCAGGGCCCGGCGGCGGGTGGGCACCGCGGCACGCTCGACCCGGCGGCCGCCCCGCCGACCCAGCCGCTGGATCAGTTGCTGCGCGCCACGACGACCGCACTCGACGTCCCGGTGATCGCCGCCGGCGGGCTGATGACGGCCGCCGACGTCGCCGACGTCCTGGTCTCCGGCGCGGTAGCTGCCCAACTGGGCACCGCGTTCCTGCTGGCGGACGAGGCGGGCAGCAGTCCGGTGCACCGCGCCGCGTTGCGCGACCCGCAGTTCACCGAGACCGCCGTGACCCGATGCTTCTCCGGCCGGTATGCCCGCGGCCTGCGCAACCGGTTCATCGACGACCACGACGCGCAGGCACCCCTGGGCTACCCCGAGATCCACTACATGACGAGCCCCGTGCGGGCCGCGGCCGTCAAGGCGGGCGACCCGCATGGCGTAAACGTGTGGGCGGGCAAAGGATTTCGGAAGGCCACCGAGGGTTCCGTCGCGGACATCATGGCATCGCTGGTCTGA
- a CDS encoding maleylpyruvate isomerase family mycothiol-dependent enzyme: MSTRERLRANDVRFLAVAATLRPDEWAAQSLCTDWTNREILAHLVVGYSCAIGAFAAEMGRHRGAFNPANAALAREKGSSRTPAELLADFAGFVERPEGIGRYFPRRLLLGDHVTHELDIVMAVDREPVIATDALVDVLRTQVTVPNPFVPAFANSLGLHLVATDAEWTHGTGPVVEGRAADLVSVLGNRPRALGALRGDGVARLAARVLSRQTRTAG, translated from the coding sequence ATGTCGACGCGTGAACGCCTGCGGGCCAACGACGTTCGCTTCCTAGCGGTCGCCGCGACGCTGCGGCCCGACGAGTGGGCGGCGCAGAGCCTCTGCACCGATTGGACCAACCGCGAGATTCTGGCCCACCTCGTCGTCGGCTACAGCTGTGCCATCGGTGCGTTCGCCGCCGAGATGGGTCGTCACCGCGGCGCGTTCAACCCGGCCAACGCCGCGCTGGCACGCGAGAAGGGGTCGTCGCGCACCCCCGCCGAACTGCTGGCCGACTTTGCGGGGTTCGTCGAGCGCCCTGAGGGCATCGGCCGGTACTTCCCGCGTCGGCTGTTGCTCGGCGACCACGTCACCCACGAGCTCGACATCGTGATGGCAGTCGACCGCGAGCCCGTCATCGCCACCGATGCGCTCGTCGACGTGCTGAGGACGCAGGTGACGGTGCCCAACCCGTTCGTGCCCGCGTTCGCCAACAGCCTCGGACTGCACCTCGTCGCCACCGACGCCGAGTGGACGCACGGCACCGGGCCCGTCGTCGAAGGCCGGGCTGCTGACCTGGTGTCCGTGCTGGGCAACCGGCCGAGGGCGCTAGGCGCCCTGCGCGGCGACGGCGTCGCGAGGTTGGCGGCGCGGGTGCTCAGCCGCCAAACCCGTACGGCCGGCTGA
- a CDS encoding TetR/AcrR family transcriptional regulator C-terminal domain-containing protein, with product MVRARFTRDEIASAALQIVDESGLSALSMRSLASALGTGPMTMYNYVTSKEALEELVVAAVVAAVSVPPPGQDWRHDLHAIATEMWRGVRAHRAAIPLVLTRRMASATGFAIVDALVVVLGRADLTDRDRLAAFHAVFALVIGSAQAELAGPLTGGASEAAATIGAVAGSEFPHVEQLSKVAMATTVEDDFDRGLQMLIAGIAARSR from the coding sequence ATGGTGCGGGCACGGTTCACCAGGGACGAAATAGCCTCGGCAGCATTACAAATCGTCGACGAGTCCGGCCTGAGTGCGCTCAGCATGCGGTCCTTGGCCAGTGCGCTCGGGACCGGTCCGATGACGATGTACAACTACGTGACGAGCAAGGAAGCACTAGAGGAACTCGTCGTCGCCGCGGTCGTCGCCGCGGTGTCGGTGCCGCCGCCGGGCCAGGACTGGCGCCATGACCTCCACGCCATCGCCACCGAAATGTGGCGCGGCGTGCGCGCCCATCGCGCCGCCATCCCCCTGGTGCTGACCCGTCGCATGGCGTCGGCGACCGGCTTCGCCATCGTCGACGCCCTCGTCGTCGTCCTCGGGCGCGCCGACCTGACGGACCGCGACCGTCTCGCCGCATTCCACGCCGTCTTCGCCCTGGTGATCGGGTCGGCTCAGGCCGAGCTCGCCGGGCCACTGACAGGTGGCGCCTCAGAAGCGGCCGCGACCATCGGCGCAGTGGCCGGCTCCGAGTTCCCCCACGTCGAACAGCTCTCCAAGGTGGCGATGGCCACCACGGTCGAGGACGACTTCGACCGGGGTCTGCAGATGCTGATCGCCGGCATTGCGGCGCGCTCCCGGTAG